The Lycium barbarum isolate Lr01 chromosome 9, ASM1917538v2, whole genome shotgun sequence genome has a segment encoding these proteins:
- the LOC132611437 gene encoding corytuberine synthase-like, whose amino-acid sequence MVDFLMFNQGKVVNIGDLVFSVVLNVLGNICFSRDMVKLEDETVASEMKGNIWRFMECGTTPILADFFPIFDGIDIQGQKKKAKRCLDNLFKIWEGIIKERREEHHCNESDVKKYGDFLDLMLANEFSDDQINYMLLTNAAL is encoded by the exons atggtggatttcTTGATGTTTAACCAAGGTAAAGTTGTAAATATTGGGGACCTTGTTTTTAGTGTTGTTCTTAATGTGTTAGGAAATATTTGTTTTTCAAGGGATATGGTTAAGTTGGAAGATGAGACAGTTGCAAGTGAGATGAAAGGGAATATTTGGAGGTTTATGGAGTGTGGGACCACTCCAATTTTAGCTGATTTCTTTCCAATTTTTGATGGGATTGACATTCAAGGTCAAAAGAAAAAGGCAAAGAGGTGTCTTGATAATTTGTTTAAAATTTGGGAAGGGATAATAAAGGAGAGAAGAGAAGAACATCATTGCAATGAATCTGATGTCAAGAAATATGGAGATTTTTTGGATTTAATGCTTGCTAATGAATTTTCTGATGATCAAATCAATTACATGCTTCTG ACAAATGCTGCGCTATAA